The proteins below are encoded in one region of Candidatus Palauibacter soopunensis:
- a CDS encoding xanthine dehydrogenase family protein subunit M — MIPASFDYERASSLDEALSLLAEGGEDARPLAGGHSLLPLMRLRLARPSLLVDIGGLDELRGVHADGDSVVIGALTTHHEVAGASELTGGSGLLAKVAEGIGDPQVRHRGTLGGSVAHADPASDLPAALLALDAEVTLAGRGGTRSVAAADFFVGPFMSAAADGEIVTGVRVPTREGWGSAYRKFQRRAQDWAIVGVAAVVNWTESGIAGAAIGLTNMGGTPLRAPGVEAALAGTSEKAQILAAASKVSELETPPADENASSEYRVHLAQVLIARAVAEAAGCPGMQPG, encoded by the coding sequence ATGATTCCCGCGTCTTTCGACTACGAGCGCGCTTCGTCCCTCGATGAGGCGCTGAGCCTGCTCGCCGAGGGCGGCGAGGACGCGCGGCCGCTGGCCGGCGGACACTCGCTGCTCCCGCTCATGCGGCTGCGCCTCGCGCGGCCCTCGCTGCTGGTGGATATCGGCGGCCTGGACGAACTGCGCGGCGTGCACGCGGATGGGGACTCGGTCGTCATCGGCGCCCTGACGACGCATCACGAAGTGGCCGGGGCGTCCGAACTCACGGGGGGCAGCGGCCTCCTCGCGAAGGTGGCGGAGGGGATCGGCGATCCCCAGGTGCGGCACCGCGGCACGCTCGGCGGCTCCGTCGCGCACGCGGATCCGGCCTCCGACCTGCCGGCGGCGCTGCTCGCGCTCGATGCCGAGGTCACCCTCGCGGGGCGCGGCGGCACGCGCTCGGTGGCGGCGGCGGACTTCTTCGTCGGCCCCTTCATGTCGGCCGCCGCGGATGGGGAGATCGTGACCGGCGTCCGGGTGCCGACGCGCGAGGGCTGGGGCAGCGCCTACCGGAAATTCCAGCGCCGCGCGCAGGATTGGGCGATCGTCGGCGTGGCCGCGGTCGTGAACTGGACCGAGTCCGGCATCGCGGGCGCCGCGATCGGGCTCACGAACATGGGCGGCACGCCGCTCCGGGCGCCCGGGGTCGAGGCGGCCCTGGCCGGCACGTCCGAGAAGGCGCAGATCCTCGCGGCGGCGTCGAAGGTATCGGAACTCGAGACGCCCCCGGCGGATGAGAACGCGAGTTCGGAATACCGCGTCCACCTCGCGCAGGTGTTGATCGCGCGCGCGGTGGCCGAGGCCGCCGGCTGCCCGGGGATGCAGCCCGGCTAG